A single window of Aspergillus puulaauensis MK2 DNA, chromosome 5, nearly complete sequence DNA harbors:
- a CDS encoding uncharacterized protein (COG:S;~EggNog:ENOG410PQ1B;~TransMembrane:6 (o12-34i46-71o112-133i140-160o180-204i216-236o)) encodes MSRYPEDSNAPAVIVLTRFLLVTLILGCLARLATKWWKFGTFFRDDYYAMLAMAASIAQAVAVSIAVNLGYGSPITQLSESQVAGILKVPNRSSLSYIRRAANEQAQYASTLFYVLGIALSQLSLLCFVQYLASRNNYSFMARQLAIAVVAVVGVFGSAFQCHPRQWDYIHDRCYNREAWFIYLAASMILAEIAIIAHAVVVLINVQTSCKRRLNLTSVFLFRIVVPGTLLAQITLIHKTIHSPDPTSHTWPVAVCTQLALCLSNVTASAPQFVPILRSLQSTGMRLDGITRYTHTSSSNAQDSRSRYFFSASASARRTRAESGLELEDFPLASTRTTVTGGYEGYTLDDRVREEDKDDGSQSSQAGIIRATRTFGITEEHVGR; translated from the exons ATGTCTCGATATCCAGAGGACAGCAACGCGCCCGCTGTGATTGTCTTGACGCGGTTCCTGCTGGTTACTTTGATCCTAGGGTGTCTCGCTCGGCTGGCGACCAAATGGTGGAAGTTTGGCACGTTCTTTCGAGATGACTATTACGccatgctggccatg GCAGCGTCGATCGCTCAAGCCGTGgccgtctccatcgccgTGAATCTGGGATACGGAAGCCCTATCACGCAGCTCAGTGAGAGCCAGGTTGCCGGAATTCTCAAAGTACCCAACAGATCCTCTTTAAGTTATATTAGAAGAGCTGCTAATGAGCAGGCTCAATATGCTTCAACCCTCTTCTACGTCCTCGGCATCGccctctcccagctctcgcTCCTCTGCTTCGTCCAATACCTCGCCTCCCGCAACAACTACAGCTTCATGGCCCGGCAACTCGCAATCGCCGTCGTGGCCGTGGTAGGCGTCTTTGGCTCGGCCTTTCAGTGCCATCCGCGGCAGTGGGACTATATCCATGATCGATGCTACAACCGC GAGGCGTGGTTCATCTACCTGGCTGCATCGATGATCCTGGCTGAGATTGCCATCATTGCACATGCTGTCGTCGTGCTGATCAACGTGCAGACATCGTGTAAGCGGCGACTCAACCTGACCTCCGTCTTTCTATTCCGGATTGT GGTCCCCGGCACATTACTCGCCCAAATCACATTAATCCACAAGACAATCCACAGCCCCGACCCAACCTCACACACATGGCCCGTCGCCGTATGCACGCAACTAGCCCTATGCCTCAGCAACGTCACCGCCAGCGCCCCGCAGTTCGTGCCAATCCTGCGAAGCCTACAGTCGACTGGGATGCGACTCGATGGGATAACTCGGTATACGCATACGAGCAGTAGCAATGCGCAGGATTCTCGCTCTAGATACTTTTTCTcggcctctgcctctgctaGGCGCACGCGTGCGGAGTCTGGGCTGGAGCTTGAGGATTTCCCGTTGGCGAGTACGAGGACGACTGTTACGGGTGGATATGAGGGTTATACTCTGGATGATCGTGTTCGTGAAGAGGATAAGGATGATGGGAGTCAGTCGAGTCAGGCGGGGATTATTCGGGCGACGAGGACGTTTGGTATCACGGAGGAGCATGTAGGGAGATAA
- a CDS encoding uncharacterized protein (COG:S;~EggNog:ENOG410PRRA;~InterPro:IPR036396;~TransMembrane:1 (o6-26i);~go_function: GO:0005506 - iron ion binding [Evidence IEA];~go_function: GO:0016705 - oxidoreductase activity, acting on paired donors, with incorporation or reduction of molecular oxygen [Evidence IEA];~go_function: GO:0020037 - heme binding [Evidence IEA];~go_process: GO:0055114 - oxidation-reduction process [Evidence IEA]), with amino-acid sequence MMNTIVGISPYIGLAIPAIAIALFYYRYTLNYPKPNTITNFRTGPKCLKVIEGSYHPDGRKNNLSEHEARALENETIKRVFGIRNAFTTTDKDEAKRFVQGVARLMKLTDTGWDRLRCVLYRTGWDTVNMLLATGDGRVNLASVTQVLALQSSLCVFFHMTGEVDDERLLDLAAIIHKTWVDMKIEEPNGKEPVKDFKDNHDFQTALSAVFPGRDILDPRSNPLNLILPSFETVWRVALRLFMELHRRDNQEETSTLISFAQKPTDAQFKTESYENKISAKFLVKEALRLYPPSRRIRRAYRFSNTNSPITCFADVEACQTDTKTWGEDAMQFKPERWKKAGVVQDLSFLAFGGRPFLCPASQDFGLRVIGLITGVLLDVFRDGWVLELDDVEERRGLKAGERLSNERDAYGGVFLAIS; translated from the coding sequence ATGATGAACACGATAGTGGGAATCTCTCCCTACATTGGTCTTGCAATCCCAGCAATTGCAATTGCACTTTTCTACTACAGATACACCCTCAACTatcccaaacccaacaccatcaccaacttcAGAACAGGCCCGAAATGCCTCAAAGTCATTGAAGGCTCGTATCATCCAGACGGAAGAAAGAACAACCTCTCTGAGCACGAAGCAAGGGCCCTCGAAAACGAGACAATCAAGAGGGTATTCGGTATTCGCAACGCTTTCACCACTACCGACAAGGACGAAGCAAAGCGGTTTGTCCAGGGGGTGGCCAGGCTCATGAAACTCACCGATACGGGCTGGGATAGACTGCGCTGTGTTCTGTATCGCACGGGCTGGGACACGGTGAATATGCTACTCGCGACGGGCGACGGGCGAGTCAACCTGGCGTCTGTAACACAGGTCCTGGCGCTCCAATCGTCTCTATGCGTGTTTTTCCATATGACGGGCGAAGTCGACGATGAACGTCTCCTTGATTTGGCCGCGATCATACACAAGACTTGGGTGGACATGAAAATAGAGGAACCGAATGGCAAAGAACCAGTGAAAGACTTCAAGGACAACCACGACTTCCAGACCGCACTATCCGCCGTCTTCCCAGGCCGCGACATCCTGGATCCACGATCCAACCCGCTGAATCTGATCTTACCCAGTTTCGAGACTGTTTGGCGCGTTGCGTTGAGACTATTCATGGAGCTGCATCGCCGGGATAACCAGGAAGAAACTTCCACCCTCATTTCATTTGCACAAAAACCCACAGACGCCCAGTTTAAGACTGAATCTTACGAGAACAAGATCTCTGCAAAGTTTCTAGTCAAAGAAGCCCTCCGGCTGTATCCACCTTCGAGGCGAATTCGACGCGCGTACCGTTTCAGTAACACCAACAGCCCAATAACCTGCTTCGCCGACGTGGAAGCCTGCCAAACCGATACAAAAACATGGGGAGAAGACGCCATGCAGTTCAAGCCcgagagatggaagaaagcAGGCGTCGTGCAGGATCTGTCGTTTCTCGCGTTTGGGGGGCGGCCGTTCCTGTGTCCGGCGAGTCAGGACTTTGGACTGAGGGTTATTGGTCTGATTACTGGGGTTCTGTTGGATGTTTTTCGTGATGGATGGGTTTTGGAATTGGATgatgtggaggagaggagagggttGAAGGCTGGAGAGAGGTTGAGCAATGAGCGTGATGCTTATGGTGGTGTTTTTCTTGCAATATCCTGA
- a CDS encoding DUF1993 domain-containing protein (COG:S;~EggNog:ENOG410PSWU;~InterPro:IPR018531,IPR034660;~PFAM:PF09351), protein MATYDSTIGINQGILATLTHILTKAEQEHPDPSSLLDARLHPDMYPLTDQVRCLTQFSEYLAARLTDREPTQLGAKPNTFAECHARIETVLTTLRAADKDLVNAQGEAVKPTNRGPLGDVDMSGAVYAHAIVLPNIYFHLATAYGILRANGVGLGKMDYYQGFVPLQG, encoded by the coding sequence ATGGCCACCTACGACAGCACGATCGGCATAAACCAAGGCATCCTCGCCACCCTCACCCACATCCTCACCAAAGCCGAACAAGAACACCCCGATccatcctccctcctcgacgCCCGCCTGCACCCAGACATGTACCCCCTCACCGACCAAGTGCGCTGCCTGACCCAATTCTCCGAATACCTCGCCGCCCGCCTCACAGACCGCGAACCGACCCAGCTAGGCGCCAAACCAAACACATTCGCCGAATGCCACGCGCGCATCGAGACAGTTCTCACGACCCTCCGTGCAGCAGACAAAGATCTCGTCAATGCGCAGGGCGAGGCCGTTAAGCCGACGAATCGCGGCCCGCTGGGGGATGTGGATATGAGCGGTGCTGTGTATGCGCATGCGATTGTGCTGCCGAATATCTACTTCCATTTGGCGACGGCGTATGGGATTCTTAGGGCGAATGGGGTGGGGCTTGGGAAGATGGATTATTATCAGGGGTTTGTGCCGTTGCAGGGGTGA
- a CDS encoding NAD(P)-dependent alcohol dehydrogenase (COG:Q;~EggNog:ENOG410PFUH;~InterPro:IPR013154,IPR013149,IPR002328,IPR036291, IPR011032,IPR020843;~PFAM:PF00107,PF08240,PF13602;~go_function: GO:0008270 - zinc ion binding [Evidence IEA];~go_function: GO:0016491 - oxidoreductase activity [Evidence IEA];~go_process: GO:0055114 - oxidation-reduction process [Evidence IEA]), producing the protein MHLPDPAANRSFVLESIQTFKFEDRPVPTLQDPHDVLVRVKYTGICGSDVHYWTSGQIGPFKVTNPLILGHESSGIVAQVGSAVTTLQPGDNVTLEPGEPCRRCDACKAGKYNLCAEMAFAATPPFDGTLAKYYRLSEDLCYKLPGNLTLEQGALVEPLGVATHLVRQAGVAPGQVVVVFGAGPVGLLCCAVAKAFGAKKVVAVDIQQNRVDFATGYAATSGFIPDGSVSAAENASRLRVESDLGDGADVVIDASGAEASINTGIHVLRPGGTYVQGGMGRDEVRFPITAVCTKEINVKGSFRYSGGDYRLAIELLAAGKVTVDELITSVFEFEDAELAFKQVRAGGGIKTLIRGE; encoded by the exons ATGCATCTCCCCGATCCTGCAGCA AACCGCTCCTTCGTCCTCGAAAGCATCCAGACCTTCAAGTTCGAAGACCGCCCAGTCCCAACACTGCAAGATCCCCACGATGTCCTCGTCAGGGTCAAATACACCGGAATCTGCGGCAGCGAT GTCCACTACTGGACAAGCGGCCAAATCGGCCCCTTCAAAGTAACAAACCCGCTTATCCTCGGCCACGAATCCTCAGGGATAGTCGCCCAGGTCGGATCGGCCGTGACAACCCTCCAACCCGGCGACAACGTCACCCTCGAACCCGGCGAGCCCTGCCGACGCTGCGACGCCTGCAAAGCCGGGAAATACAATCTGTGCGCGGAGATGGCCTTTGCCGCGACGCCGCCGTTTGACGGGACCCTTGCCAAGTATTACAGACTCTCGGAGGACTTGTGCTATAAGCTCCCTGGGAATTTGACGCTGGAGCAGGGGGCGCTTGTGGAGCCGCTGGGGGTTGCGACGCATCTTGTGCGGCAGGCGGGTGTAGCGCCCGGCCaggtggttgtggtgtttgGGGCTGGGCCTGTGGGGTTGCTTTGCTGTGCTGTTGCGAAGGCGTTTGgggcgaagaaggtcgttgctgttgatatCCAGCAGAATAGGGTTGATTTTGCGACGGGGTATGCTGCCACGTCGGGGTTTATACCGGATGGAAGTGTATCTGCTGCTGAGAATGCGTCTCGGCTGCGTGTGGAGAGTGACCTTGGGGATGGTGCTGATGTGGTGATTGATGCCTCTGGGGCTGAGGCGTCTATCAACACTGGTATCCATGTTCTCCGGCCTGGGGGCACGTATGTGCAGGGTGGTATGGGCCGGGATGAAGTGCGGTTTCCGATTACGGCAGTCTGCACCAAGGAGATTAATGTGAAGGGGAGTTTTCGGTATTCTGGGGGCGACTATCGGCTTGCGATTGagctgctggctgcaggaAAGGTCACGGTTGATGAGCTTATAACGAGCGTCTTTGAgtttgaggatgctgagctGGCGTTCAAGCAGGTTAGGGCTGGGGGTGGCATCAAGACTTTGATCAGGGGTGAATGA
- a CDS encoding alpha-hydroxy acid oxidase (COG:C;~EggNog:ENOG410PKHE;~InterPro:IPR012133,IPR037396,IPR008259,IPR013785, IPR000262;~PFAM:PF01070;~go_function: GO:0003824 - catalytic activity [Evidence IEA];~go_function: GO:0010181 - FMN binding [Evidence IEA];~go_function: GO:0016491 - oxidoreductase activity [Evidence IEA];~go_process: GO:0055114 - oxidation-reduction process [Evidence IEA]) — MTLSNILCIKDLEEAANPVLTKTVREYFNEGSEHNLALQGNISAFDRYKIRPRILRNVSKIQSQRRLLGSSTPFPLVVAPSGMQCLAHPDGEKATARAAAKAGIPMGVSTYATTSLEDVKSAGDEAVPGNTYMLQLYIFKNRQATENLVKRAEKAGYKAVMLTVDTPRLGNRYNMSRNGFGLPAHLSLPNFGETKVGPMVQHVLKDGQVVEEPNEADDALTWEESLVWLRSLTTMEIWLKGVSTAEDVEIAASSPANVTGIIVSNHGGRQLESALPTLDSLPECVEAARKSNKNMQVWVDGGIRKGSDIFKAVALGADGVMIGRIPLWGLAVAGEQGVARGLEILQSEFIHTMALAGCRTLADIKPSSLAKLDRGGFYARL; from the exons ATGACTCTATCCAACATCCTCTGCATCAAAGACCTCGAAGAGGCCGCAAACCCCGTCTTGACCAAGACCGTTCGCG AATACTTCAACGAAGGATCCGAACACAATCTCGCACTCCAAGGCAACATCTCCGCCTTCGACCGGTACAAGATCCGCCCGCGCATTCTCCGCAATGTATCCAAgatccaaagccaaaggcGCCTCCTGGGCTCATCAACGCCATTCCCACTCGTCGTTGCGCCGTCAGGAATGCAGTGTCTCGCgcatccagatggcgagaaAGCAACCGCCCGCGCGGCGGCAAAGGCCGGGATCCCGATGGGTGTTTCTACGTACGCGACAACTTCGCTAGAGGATGTTAAGAGTGCGGGCGATGAGGCTGTTCCTGGGAATACGTAcatgctgcagctgtatATCTTCAAGAACAGGCAGGCGACGGAGAATCTGGTGAAGCGGGCGGAGAAGGCTGGGTATAAAGCTGTGATGCTGACGGTGGACACGCCGAGGCTGGGGAATCGGTATAATATGAGTCGGAATGGGTTTGGGCTGCCGGCGCACCTGTCGCTGCCGAATTTTGGGGAGACCAAGGTTGGGCCGATGGTGCAGCATGTTCTTAAGGATGGGCAGGTGGTTGAGGAGCCGAATGAGGCTG atgatgCGCTTACGTGGGAAGAGTCTCTGGTATGGCTGCGGTCTCTTACCACAATGGAGATCTGGTTGAAGGGGGTCAGTACAGCGGAGGACGTCGAGATTGCTGCGTCTTCACCCGCCAACGTCACCGGTATCATCGTTTCAAATCACGGCGGCAGACAGCTGGAGTCTGCACTTCCAACGCTGGACTCGCTGCCGGAGTGCGTTGAGGCTGCGCGGAAGAGCAACAAGAACATGCAGGTCTGGGTTGACGGGGGTATTCGCAAGGGGAGCGACATCTTCAAGGCCGTAGCCCTAGGAGCGGACGGCGTCATGATCGGCAGGATTCCTCTCTGGGGGTTGGCGGTTGCAGGAGAGCAGGGAGTCGCCAGGGGGCTGGAGATTCTGCAGTCTGAGTTTATACATACAATGGCTCTGGCTGGATGCAGGACACTGGCTGATATCAAGCCATCCAGCCTGGCGAAGCTGGACAGAGGGGGTTTCTACGCACGACTGTAG